In one Chryseobacterium camelliae genomic region, the following are encoded:
- a CDS encoding alpha/beta fold hydrolase produces the protein MEGKIIEVSGKKLYIEYQNSFENRPIIVFLHDSLGSVQLWRDFPVKLSEVTQCNVLVYDRLGYGKSYPMPDYERENSYMETEADLLNDILSELNLKNVILFGHSDGGTIALITASKYPEKIKATICEAGHIFVEEVTVNGVRDALETYQTTNLPERLQKYHGDKVEMMVKAWTEIWLSDRFRSWNIEYLLENIKSPLLFIQGEADEYGTLDQVEKTISQVSGSAEKFIIPNIGHTPHKEAPEVVLNKATEFIDRIMSN, from the coding sequence ATGGAAGGGAAAATAATTGAGGTAAGCGGTAAAAAACTTTATATAGAATATCAAAATTCATTCGAAAACAGACCTATTATTGTCTTTTTACATGATTCTCTGGGATCTGTACAACTTTGGAGAGATTTTCCTGTAAAATTATCAGAAGTTACCCAGTGTAATGTTCTTGTGTATGATCGTCTAGGATACGGAAAATCTTATCCGATGCCTGATTACGAAAGAGAAAACAGCTACATGGAAACGGAAGCAGACCTTCTGAATGATATTTTAAGTGAATTGAATCTAAAAAACGTTATTCTTTTCGGGCATAGCGATGGCGGCACAATTGCGCTGATTACGGCCTCAAAATACCCCGAAAAAATAAAAGCGACTATTTGTGAAGCAGGGCATATTTTCGTGGAAGAAGTAACCGTAAATGGAGTGAGAGATGCTTTAGAAACCTATCAAACGACCAATCTTCCGGAACGATTACAAAAATATCACGGTGATAAAGTCGAAATGATGGTCAAAGCATGGACGGAAATCTGGCTGAGTGACAGGTTCAGAAGCTGGAATATTGAATATTTGCTGGAAAATATCAAAAGCCCTTTACTTTTTATTCAGGGAGAAGCTGACGAATACGGAACACTGGATCAGGTTGAAAAAACGATTTCCCAGGTTAGCGGAAGCGCGGAAAAATTTATTATTCCCAATATTGGACACACTCCACATAAGGAAGCTCCGGAAGTGGTTTTGAATAAAGCAACCGAATTTATTGACAGAATTATGAGTAACTAA
- a CDS encoding peptidylprolyl isomerase, translating into MINKLKITFLFGIFVLMFSTNVKAQLKKGQLVDGIAAVIGDEIVLESDVEEQMNYGKQQGVSSVDKCEFLENLINNKLLVYEAKRDTLIENRSAALKEGANAKYQQLLSQFPDEKTMLAAYKFRNAYEMKNTIEKIDTDQYYGQAKYQRVTEKADVTPNEVTDFYNMYKMQLPEIKDEVSLGQIMMYPKLTEAHKDELINRLKKIKQDILGGETFESQARIYSEDEGSAVNGGLIKNIYKGQMVKPFEAAALNLQEGDISDPVESEFGYHLIQLVKKSGKMYEARHILLMATPTDDEINTAKKKLDSIRTLITDGKISFKDAAFKFSDDKKTKFNGGLIPGADGSSKIERESIPGTITYELAGLKKGDITTAFEDAENKRKVVKIIKIEDEIPSHKITLETDYDRIKQMALNKKKNEMIEKFVNSKLPTTFISIDGRYDSCSFKGNWKKESLKK; encoded by the coding sequence ATGATAAATAAACTAAAAATCACTTTTCTTTTTGGGATTTTCGTGCTGATGTTCTCTACCAATGTAAAGGCTCAACTTAAGAAGGGGCAGCTGGTAGACGGTATTGCAGCGGTAATAGGAGACGAAATTGTTCTGGAATCTGATGTAGAAGAACAAATGAATTATGGAAAGCAGCAGGGAGTTTCGAGTGTAGATAAATGTGAGTTTTTGGAAAACTTAATTAATAATAAGCTTTTAGTATATGAAGCTAAAAGAGATACATTGATTGAAAACCGTTCTGCAGCTTTAAAAGAAGGAGCAAATGCAAAATATCAGCAATTATTGTCTCAGTTTCCGGATGAGAAAACGATGTTGGCTGCTTATAAGTTCAGAAACGCTTATGAGATGAAGAATACGATCGAGAAAATAGATACCGATCAGTATTACGGACAGGCTAAATATCAGAGAGTTACGGAGAAAGCTGATGTTACTCCGAATGAGGTGACGGATTTCTATAACATGTACAAAATGCAGTTGCCGGAAATTAAAGACGAAGTGTCTTTAGGGCAAATCATGATGTATCCTAAGCTTACAGAGGCTCATAAAGATGAATTAATCAACAGGCTTAAAAAAATAAAACAAGATATTCTTGGAGGAGAAACTTTTGAAAGTCAGGCTAGAATTTATTCTGAAGACGAAGGATCTGCAGTAAACGGAGGTCTGATCAAAAATATCTATAAAGGTCAAATGGTAAAACCTTTCGAAGCTGCAGCATTAAACCTGCAGGAAGGTGATATCTCGGATCCGGTAGAATCTGAGTTTGGTTACCACCTTATCCAATTGGTGAAAAAATCAGGGAAAATGTATGAGGCAAGACATATTTTGCTGATGGCTACTCCTACAGACGATGAAATCAATACGGCTAAAAAGAAACTAGACAGTATCAGAACGCTTATTACAGACGGGAAAATTAGTTTTAAAGATGCGGCGTTTAAGTTTTCAGATGATAAGAAAACCAAATTTAACGGAGGATTAATTCCGGGAGCAGACGGTTCAAGTAAAATTGAAAGAGAAAGTATTCCGGGAACAATTACTTACGAATTGGCAGGTCTTAAAAAAGGAGATATCACAACAGCTTTTGAAGATGCAGAAAACAAAAGAAAAGTGGTGAAGATCATTAAAATTGAAGATGAAATTCCTTCTCATAAGATTACGTTAGAAACAGATTATGACAGGATAAAGCAGATGGCTCTTAATAAAAAGAAAAATGAAATGATCGAAAAGTTTGTCAACTCCAAATTGCCGACAACCTTTATTTCAATAGATGGCCGTTACGATTCTTGTAGTTTTAAAGGAAACTGGAAAAAAGAATCTCTTAAAAAATAA
- a CDS encoding rhodanese-like domain-containing protein: MSLAEVIKSGNYELIDVREPMELEMDGNIDGAKNIPLGEVEDRQDEILSIEKPVVIFCRSGNRSGKALEYLNSQGLKDGYNGGGWADLKATIEANKGTF; this comes from the coding sequence ATGTCTTTAGCAGAAGTAATAAAATCAGGAAATTATGAATTAATCGACGTTCGTGAACCCATGGAACTGGAAATGGACGGAAATATAGACGGTGCAAAAAATATCCCTTTGGGAGAGGTAGAAGACAGACAAGATGAGATTCTGTCTATTGAAAAGCCTGTTGTGATCTTCTGCAGAAGCGGAAACAGAAGCGGAAAAGCATTGGAATATTTAAATTCTCAGGGGTTGAAAGACGGCTACAACGGTGGCGGTTGGGCAGACCTTAAAGCAACGATCGAAGCAAATAAAGGAACTTTTTAA
- the queG gene encoding tRNA epoxyqueuosine(34) reductase QueG — protein sequence MNSTAEKYSHLIKAKAKSFGFQNCGISKADFLEEDAPHLEKWLKNDFHGEMKYMENYFDKRLDPRLLVEGSKSVISLSYNYFPEEKISTLENFKISKYAYAEDYHEVIKEILREMVAELQDEIGAFGFRVFVDSAPVLERSWAKKSGIGWVGKNANLITKQNGSFYFLAEIICDLELIPDHPVTDHCGTCRKCIDACPTNAIVSEKIIDGSKCISYATIELKNEIPDYFKDKMDDWMFGCDVCQDVCPWNRFSAPHTQSKFQPNEALKSFKKGEWKELTQELFSEIFRKSPVKRTKFAGLKRNIEFLEKSSEKK from the coding sequence ATGAATTCAACTGCCGAAAAATATTCACACCTCATTAAAGCCAAAGCAAAAAGTTTTGGATTTCAGAACTGTGGAATTTCTAAAGCGGATTTTTTGGAAGAAGATGCACCACATTTGGAAAAATGGCTGAAAAATGATTTTCATGGGGAAATGAAGTACATGGAAAATTATTTTGACAAGAGATTGGATCCGAGATTATTGGTAGAAGGTTCAAAATCGGTGATTTCGCTGTCTTATAATTATTTTCCTGAAGAAAAGATCTCAACACTGGAAAATTTCAAAATCTCAAAATATGCTTATGCGGAAGACTATCATGAAGTTATTAAGGAGATTCTTCGCGAAATGGTAGCTGAACTGCAGGATGAGATTGGAGCATTCGGTTTTCGTGTTTTTGTAGATTCTGCCCCGGTTTTAGAAAGAAGCTGGGCAAAAAAATCCGGAATCGGATGGGTGGGAAAAAATGCGAATTTAATTACGAAACAAAACGGTTCTTTTTATTTTTTAGCAGAAATTATCTGTGATCTGGAGCTGATTCCGGATCATCCTGTTACCGATCATTGCGGAACCTGTAGAAAATGTATTGACGCCTGTCCTACCAATGCTATTGTTTCTGAAAAAATTATTGACGGAAGCAAATGTATTTCGTATGCAACCATAGAATTAAAGAATGAAATTCCGGATTATTTTAAGGATAAGATGGACGACTGGATGTTTGGCTGTGATGTCTGTCAGGATGTTTGTCCGTGGAACAGGTTTTCGGCTCCCCATACACAAAGTAAATTTCAGCCGAATGAAGCATTGAAAAGTTTTAAAAAAGGAGAATGGAAGGAACTTACTCAGGAATTATTCTCCGAAATCTTCAGGAAATCCCCTGTAAAAAGAACAAAATTTGCCGGTCTGAAAAGAAATATCGAATTTTTAGAAAAATCCTCAGAGAAAAAATAA
- a CDS encoding NAD(P)H-dependent flavin oxidoreductase: MSNFIDFNSARKIHEMQQGQNRITQLFNIQYPIIQAGMIWHSGWRLASAVSNCGGLGLIGAGSMYPDILRENIQKCKQATNKPFGVNVPMLYPNLDEVIQIILEEGVKIVFTSAGNPKTYTETLQKEGLKVAHVVSSTKFAMKCEDAGVDAVVAEGFEAGGHNGRDETTTFCLIPNVRKHISAPLIAAGGIALGSQMKAAMILGADGVQIGSRFAATVEASAHDNWKHKITELQEGDTHLTLKELAPVRMVKNKFFNELEDIYNVGRNKESLIASLGRARAKKGMFEGDMEEGELEIGQVSALINDILPVDAVFRNLLKEFEEVNNPSL; encoded by the coding sequence ATGAGTAACTTTATAGATTTTAATTCAGCCAGAAAAATTCACGAAATGCAGCAAGGTCAAAATAGAATTACACAACTGTTTAATATTCAGTATCCTATTATTCAGGCAGGAATGATTTGGCATTCCGGATGGAGGCTTGCTTCTGCGGTTTCCAATTGCGGAGGTTTGGGATTAATCGGAGCAGGAAGCATGTATCCGGATATTTTAAGAGAAAACATCCAAAAATGTAAGCAGGCTACGAATAAACCTTTTGGGGTAAATGTGCCTATGCTGTATCCGAATCTGGATGAAGTGATTCAGATTATCTTGGAAGAAGGCGTAAAAATTGTTTTTACCTCAGCCGGAAACCCAAAAACCTATACAGAAACACTTCAAAAAGAAGGGCTAAAAGTTGCTCACGTAGTTTCATCTACAAAATTCGCCATGAAATGTGAAGATGCAGGAGTAGATGCCGTAGTTGCCGAAGGTTTTGAAGCAGGAGGTCACAACGGAAGAGATGAGACAACTACATTCTGCTTAATTCCCAATGTAAGAAAACATATTTCAGCACCATTGATTGCTGCCGGCGGAATTGCTTTAGGTTCTCAGATGAAAGCAGCGATGATTCTAGGTGCAGACGGAGTCCAGATTGGTTCCCGCTTTGCCGCAACAGTTGAAGCAAGTGCTCACGACAATTGGAAGCATAAAATTACCGAGCTTCAGGAAGGGGATACTCATTTAACACTAAAAGAACTGGCGCCGGTAAGAATGGTGAAAAACAAGTTTTTTAATGAACTGGAAGATATTTACAATGTGGGAAGAAATAAAGAATCTCTGATCGCTTCTTTAGGCCGGGCAAGAGCTAAAAAAGGAATGTTTGAAGGCGATATGGAGGAGGGAGAGCTGGAAATCGGGCAGGTTTCTGCTTTAATCAATGATATTCTTCCTGTAGATGCCGTATTTAGGAACTTATTAAAAGAATTTGAAGAAGTAAATAATCCAAGTTTGTAA
- a CDS encoding T9SS type A sorting domain-containing protein has translation MIFKNTCGRIAVSITVFFSAQLYSQLVGSGTQIWEKANTSIREASNIKEERLLNFHDGIKNRFLKKYIKHSRDKSHTLSLVHTSKEEEKIWENDAKNIVLNNDLFEKGDQTKVKLDKKPSIFTFTDTGEKNSGKADSIKIRFDDQNLYEMIFIPRKANKTDLNKIHSYLSIKYGISLTKGKYISSDGKLIWDPEKHKEFKYRPTGLGRDDGNELYQKQSSNQEDRFLAIGKGSIFKMNVENPSLFDQNNFVIWSDDNKEMSFKDQENLRILERSWEINFVGTTIPKKDFQVRIDKKKMNPDSLPLAYWMLLKSSMGDITKIPGVEADDYVLFNKVDFIKDNGSELLDHFTFATGPLPKTRDDETGSPVSNPINNELISLNLEDIKLYPNPVKKGQEFTVVFPAMENLSISIYDGGGRLVKMEKIDHKSKSYHGSLGVQSSYLVSLVLGDKVIKTFKLIVD, from the coding sequence ATGATATTCAAAAATACATGCGGCAGAATTGCGGTAAGTATTACCGTATTCTTTTCTGCCCAGCTATACTCGCAGTTAGTTGGTTCCGGCACCCAGATCTGGGAAAAAGCAAATACCAGTATAAGAGAGGCTTCCAATATAAAAGAAGAGCGGCTCCTGAATTTCCATGACGGGATAAAAAATCGTTTTCTGAAAAAATATATTAAGCATAGCCGTGATAAGAGCCATACGTTGAGCCTTGTTCATACTTCCAAAGAAGAGGAAAAGATTTGGGAGAATGATGCTAAGAATATAGTTCTCAACAATGATCTTTTTGAAAAAGGTGATCAAACGAAGGTTAAGCTCGATAAAAAACCGAGTATTTTCACCTTTACGGATACGGGTGAAAAAAATTCCGGTAAAGCTGACAGTATTAAAATCAGGTTTGACGACCAAAACCTTTACGAGATGATTTTTATACCCAGAAAAGCAAATAAGACAGATCTTAATAAAATCCATTCATACCTTTCTATAAAATACGGAATCTCTCTTACTAAGGGAAAATATATTTCATCAGACGGTAAGCTCATCTGGGATCCGGAGAAACATAAAGAATTTAAGTACAGGCCTACAGGTTTAGGTCGGGATGATGGTAATGAACTGTATCAGAAGCAATCTTCCAACCAGGAAGATCGCTTTCTGGCTATTGGAAAAGGCAGCATATTTAAAATGAATGTTGAGAACCCAAGCCTTTTTGATCAGAATAATTTCGTGATATGGTCAGATGATAACAAAGAAATGAGTTTTAAGGATCAGGAAAACCTGAGAATTCTTGAAAGAAGCTGGGAGATCAATTTTGTAGGCACTACTATTCCCAAAAAAGATTTCCAGGTACGTATTGATAAAAAGAAAATGAATCCTGATTCGCTTCCTTTAGCCTATTGGATGCTTCTGAAAAGCTCAATGGGAGATATTACAAAAATCCCGGGTGTTGAAGCAGATGATTATGTCCTTTTTAATAAAGTAGATTTTATAAAAGATAATGGATCTGAACTTCTTGATCACTTTACCTTTGCTACCGGGCCATTACCTAAAACGAGAGATGATGAAACTGGCTCTCCCGTGTCTAATCCTATCAATAATGAATTGATTTCTCTAAACCTTGAAGATATTAAGCTCTATCCCAACCCTGTTAAAAAAGGGCAGGAATTTACCGTTGTTTTCCCTGCAATGGAAAATTTGAGTATTTCTATTTATGATGGTGGAGGAAGATTGGTGAAAATGGAAAAGATAGATCATAAATCCAAGTCCTACCATGGTTCACTGGGAGTCCAGAGTTCATATTTGGTGTCACTCGTACTTGGTGACAAAGTAATCAAGACCTTTAAATTAATTGTAGACTAA
- the gldD gene encoding gliding motility lipoprotein GldD, with translation MIKNIIFIFIALVLVSCGKDSVPKPYGELRLEYPAPKYQKFENNCAYTFEYSDFAKITDAKKPCWYYLNYPKMKAKVFITYFPIKNDFVDHLKEAEKMVYEHTVKASSIDTKSFEYPEKKVFGNFYELKGQSASNLQFYATDSTKHFVTGYLYFNTRPKPDSLAPAVNYIKQDMKHLLDTFEWKN, from the coding sequence ATGATTAAAAACATCATTTTTATTTTTATAGCCTTGGTTTTAGTGTCTTGCGGAAAAGACTCTGTTCCCAAACCTTATGGAGAACTCCGTTTGGAATATCCTGCTCCAAAATACCAGAAATTTGAGAACAATTGCGCATATACTTTTGAGTATTCAGATTTTGCTAAAATTACGGATGCTAAAAAGCCTTGCTGGTATTACCTGAACTATCCTAAAATGAAGGCAAAAGTATTCATTACCTATTTTCCGATTAAGAATGATTTTGTAGATCATCTGAAAGAAGCGGAGAAAATGGTGTATGAGCATACTGTAAAAGCAAGCTCAATCGACACAAAATCATTTGAATATCCTGAGAAAAAAGTTTTTGGTAACTTTTATGAACTGAAAGGACAGAGCGCTTCTAACCTTCAATTCTATGCTACTGACAGTACCAAACACTTTGTAACGGGATATCTTTATTTTAATACAAGACCAAAACCAGATTCATTGGCTCCGGCTGTCAACTATATCAAACAGGATATGAAGCATTTGCTGGATACATTTGAATGGAAAAATTAA
- a CDS encoding TIGR02117 family protein encodes MKKMIILLLKILGTVLGIVILYVVLGYFLPFIEVSGKDDGQNKEVPVYIYTNGVHTDIVMPVKNDMQDWSAKIPFSNIKSKQADYKYIGIGWGDKGFYLDTPTWADLKFSTAFKAAFWLSESAMHCTYYREMKEAADCKKIMISRNQYQKLTEFVEGKFDKDVNGKFILIPTDAVYGDNDAFYDAKGKYSFLYTCNTWSNDALKAAEQKAAFWTPSDYGIFLHYK; translated from the coding sequence ATTAAAAAAATGATCATCCTGCTGCTCAAAATATTAGGAACGGTTTTAGGCATAGTGATTCTGTATGTTGTTTTGGGATATTTTCTGCCTTTTATTGAGGTCTCTGGAAAAGACGACGGTCAAAACAAAGAAGTACCGGTTTATATTTACACCAACGGTGTTCACACGGATATTGTAATGCCCGTAAAAAATGATATGCAGGATTGGAGCGCAAAGATTCCGTTTAGCAATATCAAATCAAAGCAGGCGGATTATAAATATATAGGGATAGGTTGGGGAGACAAAGGCTTTTATCTGGATACGCCTACATGGGCGGATCTGAAATTTTCTACGGCTTTTAAAGCGGCATTCTGGCTGAGCGAGTCTGCAATGCATTGTACGTATTACAGAGAAATGAAGGAAGCGGCAGACTGTAAAAAAATTATGATCAGCAGAAACCAGTATCAGAAATTAACTGAGTTTGTTGAAGGTAAATTTGACAAAGATGTAAACGGGAAATTTATTTTAATACCTACGGATGCTGTGTATGGAGATAATGATGCCTTTTATGACGCAAAAGGTAAATACAGTTTTTTATATACCTGCAATACATGGTCAAATGATGCTTTAAAAGCTGCTGAACAAAAAGCCGCATTCTGGACTCCTTCCGATTATGGAATATTTTTACATTATAAATAA
- a CDS encoding A/G-specific adenine glycosylase yields MKNTETSDFKYIGNILLNWYKKNARDLPFRQTKDPYKIWICEIVFQQTRINQGLNHYNNFIKRFPDVKTLAEAAEDEVLLHWKGLGYYSRAINIHKAAKQIMADYHGSFPSEYGEILKLKGVGKYTAAAVSSICFNGKMPAVDGNFYRVLSRFFADGFDISNSKAFSYFSELAALILPEKVGDFNQAMMDLGSEICKPKNPLCGECPLHENCLAFSLQKMSSFPVKTKKVKAENLQLTYYFVHRNGQFLIQQRKDDFIWKKLFEFLPEISVELEPFVRNAKTINHKLTHKNLSIEIFDVDVTSASVWKALIGTKKYIISDFENFHEKSFPKPLENYIQNSLKD; encoded by the coding sequence TTGAAAAATACAGAAACATCAGATTTCAAATACATAGGCAATATACTCCTTAACTGGTACAAAAAAAACGCACGCGATTTACCTTTCAGGCAAACAAAAGATCCTTATAAAATCTGGATCTGTGAGATCGTTTTTCAGCAGACCAGAATTAATCAGGGATTAAACCATTACAATAACTTTATCAAAAGATTTCCCGATGTAAAAACATTGGCAGAAGCTGCTGAAGATGAGGTTTTGTTACATTGGAAAGGATTGGGATATTATTCAAGGGCGATCAACATTCATAAGGCTGCCAAACAGATTATGGCGGATTATCACGGCTCTTTTCCTTCCGAATATGGAGAAATTTTGAAGCTAAAAGGAGTGGGGAAATATACCGCTGCTGCGGTTTCAAGTATTTGCTTTAACGGAAAAATGCCTGCTGTTGATGGTAATTTTTACCGTGTTCTGAGCCGTTTCTTTGCAGACGGTTTCGATATTTCCAACTCAAAAGCATTCAGCTACTTTTCGGAGTTGGCAGCTTTAATTCTGCCTGAAAAAGTCGGAGATTTCAACCAGGCCATGATGGATTTGGGTTCCGAGATCTGTAAACCTAAAAATCCTCTTTGCGGAGAATGTCCTTTACATGAAAACTGCCTGGCTTTTTCTTTGCAAAAAATGTCTTCATTTCCTGTGAAAACCAAAAAAGTGAAAGCGGAGAATCTTCAGTTAACGTATTATTTTGTTCACAGAAACGGTCAGTTTTTGATTCAGCAGAGAAAAGATGATTTCATCTGGAAAAAACTATTCGAATTTTTACCGGAAATTTCTGTGGAACTTGAACCGTTTGTTAGAAATGCAAAAACCATCAATCATAAACTGACCCACAAGAATTTATCAATAGAAATTTTTGATGTGGACGTGACTTCAGCCTCCGTTTGGAAAGCTTTGATTGGTACAAAGAAGTATATCATTTCTGACTTTGAAAACTTTCATGAAAAGTCGTTTCCTAAACCTTTGGAAAACTATATTCAAAACTCATTGAAAGACTGA
- a CDS encoding PfkB family carbohydrate kinase — MKLLVVGSVAFDAIETPFGKTDKILGGAATYIGITSSILGVKSGIVSVVGGDFPQEYLDMFTNRDVNIEGIEIVKEGKTFFWAGKYHNDLNTRDTLATEVNVLENFDPKIPDSMQDAEILLLGNLHPGVQLSVLEKMNKRPKLVILDTMNFWMDTAWDILMDMIAKTDVITINDEEARQLSGEYSLVKAAKKIHAMGPKYVIIKKGEHGALLFHDNNVFAIPALPLEEVFDPTGAGDTFAGGFAAYLAKKDKIDFETMKSALIVGSAMASFTVEKFGTERIQEVQEADMFSRLRQFKELTTFDVELQ; from the coding sequence ATGAAACTTTTAGTTGTAGGAAGTGTTGCATTTGATGCAATTGAAACACCATTTGGTAAAACAGATAAAATCTTGGGAGGTGCAGCCACTTATATCGGAATCACATCTTCTATTTTAGGAGTGAAATCCGGAATCGTTTCTGTAGTAGGAGGAGATTTTCCTCAGGAATATCTTGATATGTTTACAAACAGAGATGTAAATATCGAAGGAATTGAAATCGTAAAAGAAGGAAAAACATTCTTCTGGGCCGGGAAATATCATAACGACCTGAACACAAGAGATACGTTAGCGACAGAAGTAAACGTTTTAGAAAACTTCGATCCTAAAATCCCGGATTCTATGCAGGATGCTGAAATTTTATTGTTAGGAAACCTTCACCCTGGAGTTCAGCTATCTGTTCTTGAAAAAATGAACAAACGTCCGAAACTGGTAATTCTTGATACCATGAATTTCTGGATGGATACCGCTTGGGATATTTTGATGGATATGATTGCCAAAACTGACGTAATTACCATTAACGATGAAGAAGCAAGACAACTTTCAGGAGAATATTCTTTGGTGAAAGCTGCGAAAAAAATCCATGCAATGGGTCCGAAATATGTGATCATTAAAAAAGGAGAGCACGGAGCTTTACTTTTCCATGATAATAATGTATTTGCTATTCCAGCGTTACCATTGGAAGAAGTTTTCGATCCGACTGGAGCAGGAGATACTTTTGCAGGAGGTTTTGCAGCGTATCTTGCCAAGAAAGATAAAATCGATTTTGAAACCATGAAGTCTGCGTTAATCGTGGGATCTGCAATGGCATCGTTTACCGTTGAAAAATTCGGAACAGAAAGAATTCAGGAAGTACAAGAAGCTGATATGTTCAGCCGATTGAGACAGTTCAAAGAATTAACGACTTTTGATGTTGAGCTACAATAA
- a CDS encoding helix-turn-helix transcriptional regulator, which translates to MKIYQKIREYSKEKGETMKEIAAAYGVTPQSIQLYFSGKNAMPLNFLAWYIETHPDLDLYALFDKNQQNIVAEPRAIYQKKVKKQDVIDKIVAILEKEL; encoded by the coding sequence ATGAAGATATACCAAAAGATAAGAGAATACAGCAAAGAAAAGGGAGAGACCATGAAAGAGATCGCAGCAGCGTATGGTGTTACCCCACAATCTATTCAACTTTATTTCTCGGGAAAAAACGCAATGCCTCTTAATTTTTTAGCATGGTATATTGAAACCCATCCGGATTTAGACCTTTATGCTCTTTTTGATAAGAATCAACAAAATATTGTTGCAGAGCCAAGAGCTATTTACCAAAAGAAAGTAAAGAAACAGGATGTCATTGATAAAATTGTAGCGATCCTGGAAAAAGAATTATAA